In Thermodesulfobacteriota bacterium, one DNA window encodes the following:
- a CDS encoding cation:proton antiporter subunit C — protein sequence MDLIVSKIHYWTHIVLIIIGLYGMMMKRNLLKKLVGMTIFQWSIILFYISLSGKRGGSVPIIIFESMGNSKIPITEPLMYVNPLPHVLMLTAIVVAVATTGIALALIILTNKRFGTVEEDEILEKLKER from the coding sequence GTGGATCTAATAGTTTCTAAGATTCACTACTGGACTCATATAGTCCTCATAATCATTGGACTTTATGGGATGATGATGAAGAGGAATCTTTTAAAAAAGCTTGTCGGAATGACGATCTTCCAATGGTCCATAATCCTTTTTTACATTTCTTTATCCGGAAAGAGAGGAGGATCCGTACCGATAATAATCTTCGAGAGTATGGGTAATAGTAAAATTCCAATAACTGAGCCTCTAATGTACGTAAATCCGCTTCCTCATGTGCTTATGTTGACCGCTATTGTAGTTGCGGTTGCCACAACTGGAATCGCACTGGCATTAATCATCCTTACGAACAAACGATTCGGGACGGTGGAAGAGGACGAGATACTAGAGAAATTGAAAGAAAGATGA
- the mnhG gene encoding monovalent cation/H(+) antiporter subunit G produces the protein MLEELITWVSSVLIISGLFVFFCAAIGFLRFPDFYTRMHATGKGDTLGILLVLSGLILYGLYKDFSWMGLIKAVKILTLVVFWYVASPTATHALLRAAFESGIEPYTKNGRVIIDKVDTDCEDKKNVRDT, from the coding sequence ATGCTAGAGGAGCTCATAACATGGGTTTCTTCAGTCCTTATTATATCGGGGTTATTCGTTTTTTTCTGTGCGGCAATTGGTTTTTTGAGGTTTCCGGATTTTTATACAAGAATGCACGCAACCGGAAAGGGCGACACACTGGGTATACTCCTTGTTCTTTCTGGGCTGATTTTGTATGGGCTATACAAAGATTTTTCGTGGATGGGTCTCATCAAAGCGGTAAAGATATTGACCCTTGTTGTTTTCTGGTATGTTGCTAGTCCCACAGCAACTCATGCTCTACTTCGTGCCGCGTTCGAAAGCGGGATCGAGCCTTACACTAAGAATGGTAGAGTGATCATCGACAAAGTGGACACCGATTGCGAGGACAAAAAAAATGTACGAGATACTTGA
- a CDS encoding DUF4040 domain-containing protein, whose amino-acid sequence MYEILDVFFLIFSAIVAFFALHVKDLLASIALLSAFSFFMCLLWAELGAVDVAFTEASVGAAISTAFFVAALTHLKRKAKD is encoded by the coding sequence ATGTACGAGATACTTGATGTTTTTTTTCTGATCTTCTCCGCGATTGTTGCCTTTTTTGCTCTCCATGTTAAGGATCTACTCGCTTCAATTGCTCTTCTTTCTGCTTTTAGCTTTTTTATGTGTCTTTTATGGGCAGAGCTTGGAGCTGTGGATGTTGCCTTCACTGAGGCATCGGTGGGAGCTGCGATAAGCACAGCCTTCTTTGTGGCAGCACTGACACATCTAAAAAGGAAGGCAAAGGATTGA
- a CDS encoding DNA internalization-related competence protein ComEC/Rec2 translates to MFVILCILFAFGIYVQSIFQFEPSLVFFSLFICFLAGLLSFGRKPLLSIVLLLFSFFLAGILRLSISTIWEPVPERYKDISFFFAKVEEKNERGAILSVKDPKELQGLKAFFKTEGLKDDIRSGDSIALLGKLQELNPRLKNPYLVNWRWLKSLEGVRYRISGYVIEKKENPGFVANLRRLVEDKIERLSLSQEGIIKALALGDRSSIDSQVRELFYKTGTAHILAISGLHMGVIASFFFFITKRLLGISLALRLSGNESRISAILTLPALTFFMVFFGSSPSTVRATLMIGIYMLAVVLERQRHILSTLALSGLVILVLSPHSLFTPSFQLSFMSVLFIVIFFNRFSLHLRKIKNRALKWIVGSIICSQGALLGTLPVTLYHFYGFNPLSFLYNLISVPLLCGITVPLTLLGAFVPYADILLKISDLLIRFNLRILEITEFGYIFPFFRPLLFESLLYYGLLLCLLYLDKRGVRFLFLSVLIPVISLYAFYTYSEIYGDKLCVNFLDVGSGEAILVEAPNGIRLMVDSGAAYGDFDAGRSIITPILLSKKILRLDYLILTHPHGDHIGGCLSILENFDVRRTAIGPFVSESAMMTKILETLDKKNVTLEVWREGHYLALGNELHIYVINPPKDFLYEDANDNSIVFKLVYRDVSFLFTGDITEKVENRLISQFEKLNADILKVPHHGSLSSSSVGFLLAVRPKMAILTGRTKEGELSKRVLRTYEILNIPVLSTSDSGFTRVCTEGSKLFVSVFSK, encoded by the coding sequence TTGTTTGTAATCCTCTGTATTCTTTTCGCTTTTGGAATCTACGTACAAAGTATTTTTCAGTTTGAGCCTTCGCTTGTTTTCTTTTCCCTTTTTATCTGCTTTCTAGCTGGCCTTTTATCCTTTGGAAGAAAACCTTTACTGTCTATCGTTCTCCTCCTTTTTTCGTTTTTCCTTGCAGGAATTTTAAGGCTCTCAATAAGCACGATTTGGGAACCAGTTCCAGAAAGATACAAGGACATAAGTTTCTTCTTCGCAAAAGTTGAGGAAAAAAATGAAAGAGGTGCCATCCTAAGCGTAAAGGATCCAAAGGAACTTCAAGGACTTAAAGCTTTTTTTAAAACCGAGGGATTAAAAGATGATATTAGAAGCGGAGATTCGATTGCGCTTCTCGGCAAGCTTCAAGAGCTTAATCCTCGTCTCAAAAACCCATATCTTGTTAATTGGAGATGGTTAAAAAGTCTTGAAGGTGTCAGGTATCGCATCTCTGGTTATGTCATAGAAAAAAAAGAAAACCCGGGCTTTGTGGCCAACTTAAGAAGACTTGTGGAAGATAAAATAGAAAGGCTTTCGCTATCCCAAGAAGGGATAATAAAAGCGTTAGCCCTAGGCGATAGAAGTTCAATAGATTCCCAAGTAAGAGAACTTTTCTATAAGACAGGAACCGCCCATATACTCGCAATATCTGGTCTTCACATGGGTGTTATTGCAAGTTTTTTCTTTTTCATAACAAAACGGCTTTTGGGAATATCTTTAGCCCTTAGACTTTCCGGAAATGAAAGCAGGATCTCCGCCATTCTTACACTTCCCGCGCTCACCTTCTTTATGGTTTTCTTCGGAAGTTCCCCATCGACAGTAAGAGCGACGTTGATGATCGGCATATACATGCTTGCAGTTGTGCTTGAGAGGCAAAGGCATATACTGTCGACACTTGCATTGAGTGGTCTTGTGATTTTGGTTTTATCTCCACATTCTCTCTTTACACCTTCTTTTCAACTATCCTTTATGAGTGTCCTATTTATCGTTATATTCTTTAACAGATTTTCCCTACACCTCCGTAAAATTAAAAACCGGGCCTTAAAATGGATAGTGGGATCGATAATTTGCAGCCAAGGAGCCTTACTGGGAACACTTCCTGTTACACTCTATCATTTTTACGGCTTTAACCCGCTTTCTTTTCTCTACAATCTGATTTCTGTTCCTCTACTCTGTGGCATCACAGTTCCCCTCACCCTTTTAGGAGCCTTTGTTCCGTATGCTGATATTCTTCTTAAGATTTCGGATCTCCTAATCAGATTCAATCTGCGAATCCTCGAAATAACTGAGTTCGGTTACATCTTCCCCTTTTTTCGACCTCTTCTTTTTGAGAGTCTTCTTTACTATGGCCTGCTACTTTGCCTGCTCTACCTAGACAAAAGAGGGGTTAGGTTTCTATTTTTGTCCGTTCTTATCCCTGTTATCTCTCTTTACGCCTTTTACACGTACAGCGAAATATACGGAGACAAGCTATGCGTAAATTTTTTAGACGTGGGATCGGGAGAAGCTATCCTCGTTGAGGCCCCAAACGGCATAAGGCTAATGGTGGATTCGGGAGCTGCGTACGGAGACTTTGACGCCGGAAGATCCATTATTACGCCCATTCTTCTCTCAAAAAAGATTTTGAGACTCGACTATCTGATCCTTACCCATCCCCACGGAGACCACATAGGAGGATGTTTGAGCATCCTTGAAAATTTTGACGTTAGACGTACTGCGATAGGTCCTTTTGTCTCAGAAAGCGCAATGATGACTAAGATCCTCGAAACTCTAGACAAGAAAAACGTTACTTTGGAAGTATGGCGGGAAGGACATTATCTTGCGTTAGGTAATGAGCTCCACATTTATGTTATCAACCCTCCCAAAGATTTCTTATACGAGGACGCTAATGACAACTCTATTGTATTCAAACTAGTCTATAGGGACGTTTCTTTTCTGTTTACAGGGGATATAACCGAAAAAGTTGAGAATCGCCTAATAAGCCAATTTGAAAAACTGAATGCGGACATTCTTAAGGTGCCACACCACGGAAGCTTGTCTTCGAGCTCTGTCGGCTTTTTGCTTGCAGTGAGGCCAAAAATGGCCATTCTCACGGGAAGAACGAAAGAAGGCGAGTTATCGAAAAGAGTTCTTAGAACCTACGAGATTTTAAATATCCCTGTATTGAGCACGTCGGATTCTGGGTTTACAAGGGTTTGTACCGAAGGAAGTAAGCTTTTCGTGAGCGTGTTCTCGAAATAG
- the cobA gene encoding uroporphyrinogen-III C-methyltransferase: MSKPIGKVYIAGAGPGDPGLVTYKCFEILKKADVIIYDYLACKDLLSYSKVGAEKIYVGKTGSTHEMEQDEINELMVRKAKEHPIVLRLKGGDPFIFGRGGEEALYLAEQGIPYEIIPGVSSSFAVPAFAGIPLTHRGLSSQVVIVTGHEAEGKKDSAIDWKMLATFKGTIVVLMGMKNLGSITANLLDSGMDPDTSVCVIEWGATPKQRVLVSNIKNVDRDVKNASMGPPSVVVIGDVVRLREKLKWYEKLPLHGKTIVVTRPPHQGFETAAMLKERGANVVTIPAIVITPIIPNEALTKALESLRSYHGIIFTSVNGVKVFFEALSMKGMDSRDLYGIKVFAIGPKTASELKLYGIRADFVPERYLSQSIIEILGKIEVKGKKFLFPRALEGNETIPKFIQASGGVCDVIPVYKAEAPPDKQNIEEIPDMIAFMSSSAVRNFVTMYGREVLTKTKIASIGPETTKTLKSFNIEIHVEAKRHDALGLVEEIERFFKGTCL; the protein is encoded by the coding sequence ATGAGTAAGCCTATAGGAAAGGTCTATATTGCGGGGGCCGGTCCTGGAGATCCTGGTCTTGTAACCTATAAATGCTTTGAGATACTGAAAAAGGCTGACGTAATCATATACGATTACCTAGCATGCAAGGACTTGCTCTCTTATTCTAAAGTCGGGGCGGAAAAGATATACGTTGGCAAAACAGGTTCTACCCACGAGATGGAGCAAGACGAGATAAACGAGCTTATGGTTAGAAAGGCTAAGGAACACCCAATAGTCTTAAGACTCAAAGGGGGCGATCCTTTCATATTCGGAAGGGGAGGGGAGGAGGCTTTATATCTTGCAGAACAAGGTATCCCTTACGAGATCATTCCTGGCGTTAGTTCCAGTTTCGCAGTTCCCGCCTTTGCGGGAATCCCTCTGACCCACAGGGGATTGTCTTCCCAGGTTGTGATAGTTACAGGCCACGAAGCCGAAGGAAAAAAAGACTCAGCTATCGATTGGAAGATGTTAGCCACGTTTAAAGGAACGATCGTGGTTCTTATGGGAATGAAGAATTTGGGAAGTATAACAGCAAATCTATTGGATTCAGGAATGGATCCTGATACTTCGGTGTGTGTGATCGAATGGGGTGCCACCCCGAAACAGAGGGTTCTTGTATCGAATATCAAAAATGTAGATCGAGACGTAAAGAACGCTTCCATGGGTCCCCCTAGTGTGGTAGTGATCGGAGACGTTGTAAGACTCAGGGAGAAGCTTAAATGGTACGAAAAACTGCCTCTTCATGGAAAGACGATAGTCGTCACAAGACCCCCACATCAGGGCTTTGAGACAGCGGCAATGCTCAAAGAAAGAGGGGCAAACGTAGTCACTATACCTGCAATTGTTATAACCCCGATTATCCCAAATGAGGCACTTACCAAGGCACTAGAGTCGCTTCGTTCGTACCACGGGATTATCTTTACTAGCGTAAATGGAGTTAAGGTATTTTTTGAAGCCTTATCAATGAAGGGGATGGATTCTCGCGATCTTTATGGGATAAAAGTCTTCGCCATAGGACCAAAAACCGCATCCGAGCTGAAGTTATACGGCATAAGAGCAGATTTTGTTCCAGAAAGATATCTGTCTCAATCAATAATTGAGATTTTGGGTAAGATCGAGGTTAAAGGAAAGAAGTTCCTTTTTCCTAGAGCTTTGGAAGGAAACGAGACAATTCCTAAGTTTATCCAAGCATCTGGCGGGGTCTGTGACGTAATTCCAGTATATAAAGCGGAGGCACCACCAGATAAGCAAAATATTGAAGAAATTCCGGACATGATCGCGTTTATGAGCTCATCGGCTGTTAGAAACTTTGTCACGATGTACGGGAGAGAGGTCTTGACAAAGACAAAGATAGCGTCGATAGGACCGGAAACAACTAAAACACTGAAAAGCTTTAACATTGAGATTCATGTCGAGGCCAAAAGACACGATGCTTTGGGCCTTGTTGAAGAGATAGAGCGATTCTTTAAAGGAACTTGTTTGTAA
- a CDS encoding HesA/MoeB/ThiF family protein has product MIQPTMDLDEFELRRYRRQIIIPSIGEEGQKKLKNAAVFIAGVGGLGSISAFYLAAAGVGRLVIVDKDSVDLGNLNRQIIHTTYDLGKKKVESAKEKLERLNPYVKIETVSTEINEDNVLSLIGDCQIIVDAMDNIEGRRIMNKAAYSKRIPYVFGGVEGFNGMVTVFVPGETACFECIFPRNPEKKEEIGVIGPSPGIIASIQAMETIKFILGLGGTLKNRLLFFSGLEMSFHEIRIERNPKCAVCGKNE; this is encoded by the coding sequence ATGATTCAACCGACTATGGATCTCGATGAGTTTGAGCTCAGAAGGTACAGAAGACAGATAATAATTCCATCAATAGGGGAAGAAGGTCAAAAAAAACTAAAAAACGCAGCGGTTTTTATAGCAGGAGTGGGTGGTTTGGGATCTATCTCCGCATTCTATCTCGCCGCAGCGGGTGTTGGTAGACTTGTCATCGTCGACAAGGACTCTGTCGATCTCGGAAATTTGAACCGACAGATTATACACACAACTTACGATCTTGGGAAAAAGAAGGTGGAGTCTGCCAAAGAGAAGCTCGAAAGGTTAAACCCCTATGTGAAAATAGAGACGGTAAGTACGGAGATAAATGAAGATAACGTTCTTTCCCTCATAGGAGACTGTCAGATAATAGTTGATGCGATGGACAACATTGAGGGAAGAAGAATAATGAATAAAGCAGCATACTCAAAGAGGATACCCTACGTCTTTGGAGGTGTTGAAGGGTTTAACGGAATGGTCACAGTGTTCGTTCCTGGCGAGACAGCTTGTTTTGAGTGCATCTTTCCTAGAAACCCCGAAAAGAAAGAAGAGATAGGAGTGATTGGACCATCCCCTGGAATTATCGCCTCAATTCAGGCTATGGAAACGATAAAGTTTATTCTCGGACTTGGCGGAACACTTAAAAATAGGCTTCTATTTTTTTCAGGTTTAGAGATGAGCTTTCACGAGATAAGGATTGAGAGAAACCCTAAGTGCGCAGTCTGTGGGAAAAATGAGTAA
- a CDS encoding monovalent cation/H+ antiporter complex subunit F: protein MHHLMVFSAIVLCITILMSLYRAVFGPTVFDRIIGSGFIGTKTVVLIVLIGYIFGRPDMFLDLAIAYSVLNFIGTLVISKYILKGKER, encoded by the coding sequence ATGCACCATTTGATGGTTTTCTCAGCTATAGTTCTCTGTATCACGATTCTTATGTCCCTTTACAGGGCAGTTTTCGGTCCCACAGTCTTTGACAGGATCATAGGTTCAGGTTTTATAGGAACAAAGACAGTGGTGCTCATAGTCCTTATAGGGTACATATTCGGCAGACCTGATATGTTTCTGGATTTGGCAATCGCATACTCCGTTTTAAATTTTATCGGAACATTGGTGATATCGAAGTACATTTTAAAAGGTAAAGAACGGTAG
- a CDS encoding Na(+)/H(+) antiporter subunit D — protein sequence MIDFLHPVVFFLISSLLLLILPSKITRSTVLLLFPLFLLFYLFGLEEGEYWLVKFADNELLLGKVDRLSLGFAYAFAVITFLVNLYGLHIEDKSYHLGTQLYQASSFGVVFAGDWLTFFGFWELMAIGGLLIVLNGKKKRSLDAAFRYLILHLLGGTLLFAGLLMSTDYTQSIRVSESFELSLASFLILVGFLLNAACPPLHGWLPDAYPEAKPEGTVVLSAFTTKVAVYALARVFPGLELLVWLGVIMALYGIFYAILENNLRRLLSYHVISQVGYMVCGIGLGTFTSINGAVAHAFSNILHKSLLLMAVGSVIYATGREEMWEFKNIRIFKTLRFSLWIYMVGAFSISGVPFFAGFSTKTVLMFASAELHRPVVNTLLHLASLGTFLSIALKLPYGTWLGKERGFVTVKIPKNMSISMVLLSFLCVMVGVYPPLLYATLPYPMGFDPYNPYNVITTLQLFAFSFFAFFMLKDRFSFDAKINLDVDWFYRKFGTLFFLISHNKYNLRLRIQSFIADLVNRVITLSQNPVQNYRILIKRVEYLPRNFDPPKKAYDISLGIGAFLGIYGLIALIFLLF from the coding sequence ATGATTGACTTTTTGCATCCTGTAGTTTTTTTCCTGATCTCTAGCCTTCTTTTGCTGATTTTACCCTCTAAGATTACAAGATCGACTGTCCTTTTACTCTTTCCCCTATTTTTGCTTTTTTATCTTTTTGGGTTAGAAGAGGGTGAATACTGGCTGGTAAAATTCGCGGACAACGAACTTCTTCTTGGAAAGGTCGACAGACTGAGTCTTGGATTTGCGTATGCCTTTGCGGTCATAACCTTCCTTGTCAACCTTTACGGACTCCACATAGAAGATAAATCTTACCACCTAGGGACCCAGCTTTATCAGGCTTCTTCGTTTGGTGTTGTCTTTGCAGGGGATTGGCTTACATTTTTCGGGTTCTGGGAGCTTATGGCTATAGGTGGTTTGCTCATCGTCTTAAATGGTAAGAAAAAAAGGTCACTGGATGCGGCTTTTAGATATCTCATCCTCCACTTACTGGGCGGAACCCTCCTTTTTGCCGGTCTCTTGATGAGCACTGATTATACCCAATCGATTAGGGTATCCGAGTCTTTTGAGTTAAGCTTGGCTTCTTTTCTTATTCTAGTCGGCTTCCTTCTTAACGCGGCTTGTCCTCCCTTGCACGGTTGGCTTCCCGATGCCTATCCAGAGGCAAAGCCCGAAGGTACGGTGGTTCTCTCTGCCTTTACTACGAAGGTTGCGGTCTACGCACTTGCGAGGGTCTTTCCCGGGTTGGAACTCCTCGTATGGTTGGGAGTCATAATGGCGTTGTACGGGATTTTTTACGCAATTTTAGAGAACAACTTAAGAAGATTACTCTCCTACCACGTAATAAGTCAGGTAGGGTACATGGTCTGTGGAATAGGCCTTGGAACGTTTACGTCGATAAATGGGGCCGTCGCACATGCGTTTTCAAATATCCTCCATAAATCACTCCTACTTATGGCTGTTGGATCGGTGATTTATGCGACAGGACGAGAGGAGATGTGGGAATTTAAGAACATAAGGATTTTTAAAACGTTGAGATTTTCCCTTTGGATCTATATGGTTGGGGCTTTTTCCATATCCGGAGTGCCGTTCTTTGCAGGTTTTTCGACTAAAACGGTACTCATGTTTGCGTCTGCAGAATTGCACAGGCCAGTAGTTAATACTCTTTTACATCTTGCGTCTTTGGGCACATTCCTCTCGATAGCCCTTAAGCTCCCATACGGTACTTGGCTAGGGAAGGAAAGAGGATTCGTAACCGTAAAGATCCCGAAAAACATGTCGATCTCAATGGTTCTCCTTTCCTTTCTTTGTGTGATGGTCGGCGTATATCCTCCGCTCCTTTACGCGACTCTGCCGTACCCCATGGGTTTCGATCCATATAACCCTTATAATGTAATTACTACGCTTCAGCTCTTCGCTTTCTCCTTTTTTGCCTTTTTTATGCTCAAAGACAGATTCTCTTTCGATGCCAAGATAAATCTTGATGTGGACTGGTTTTACAGAAAGTTTGGAACTTTATTCTTCCTCATATCTCACAATAAGTACAACCTGAGGCTCAGAATTCAGAGTTTCATTGCGGATCTTGTAAATAGGGTTATAACCCTTAGCCAGAATCCGGTTCAAAATTACAGAATTCTCATAAAAAGAGTAGAGTACTTACCGCGAAATTTCGATCCTCCCAAAAAGGCATACGATATAAGTCTCGGAATAGGTGCTTTTCTCGGAATCTACGGATTAATCGCTCTCATCTTTCTTCTCTTTTGA
- a CDS encoding MFS transporter encodes MERRRLLLIFTLLSSAFTLSQFYRVSPAVISSTLIEELKIEAEDLGILGGAFFYSFALCQVPMGLFLDRVGPRKVMSFLIALGGLGSFVFAASSKFEFLLLGRILLGIGMSASLMGSLKVFVLSFPSDRFATYSGLLLSFGTIGNILASSPLAYMNVFIGWRLTFVIFGILTCFISFLLFHTLKDAEKQKREISESKPKPLEAVTSIIKNLSFWQVAALAFSRYGTFVAIQGLWFGPYLINVKGFNPVLAGNIIMMLSFGTIIGSAFAGYISDRILKSPKKTVLIGVSFYALSLLFFVGVVKIESAFAFFVIFWLVGFFNSFGILLYPHIKGLFPSEISGTVMSSVNFFTMAGGAFFMQVMGSIIELFGKENKGYPPYAYEYAFFFLFLSVVFGLIFYAFSKEKKDESD; translated from the coding sequence ATGGAAAGGAGAAGGCTTTTACTCATTTTTACTCTCCTTTCTTCTGCCTTTACGCTTTCACAGTTTTACAGAGTTTCTCCAGCAGTAATATCTTCCACGCTTATAGAAGAACTCAAAATCGAGGCTGAGGATCTTGGTATTCTAGGTGGAGCCTTTTTTTACTCTTTTGCCCTCTGTCAGGTACCCATGGGTCTTTTCCTTGACAGGGTCGGGCCAAGAAAAGTTATGTCCTTTCTTATTGCTCTTGGTGGTCTTGGTTCATTCGTCTTTGCGGCATCGAGCAAATTTGAATTCCTCCTTCTCGGAAGGATTCTTTTGGGCATAGGAATGTCCGCATCTCTTATGGGATCCTTAAAAGTTTTTGTACTTTCATTTCCGAGTGACCGTTTTGCCACATATTCCGGTTTACTTCTCTCCTTTGGAACCATAGGGAACATACTTGCTTCCTCTCCTCTTGCTTATATGAATGTTTTCATAGGATGGAGACTCACATTTGTCATTTTTGGGATCCTGACTTGTTTCATCTCATTTCTCCTTTTCCATACGCTTAAGGATGCCGAAAAGCAAAAAAGGGAAATTTCGGAATCGAAGCCAAAGCCATTGGAAGCTGTAACGAGCATAATAAAAAACCTCTCTTTCTGGCAAGTGGCAGCACTCGCATTCTCAAGATACGGAACTTTCGTTGCCATACAGGGGCTTTGGTTTGGACCATATCTCATAAATGTTAAGGGGTTTAACCCTGTTCTCGCTGGAAACATAATCATGATGCTTTCTTTTGGCACAATCATCGGATCAGCTTTTGCGGGGTATATCTCGGATAGGATTTTAAAATCGCCAAAAAAAACGGTGCTTATCGGCGTTTCGTTTTACGCACTGTCCCTTCTTTTCTTTGTTGGAGTTGTAAAAATAGAGAGTGCTTTCGCCTTTTTTGTCATCTTTTGGCTTGTCGGTTTTTTCAATAGTTTTGGGATACTACTCTATCCGCACATAAAGGGTCTTTTTCCGAGCGAAATATCAGGAACGGTTATGTCCAGTGTCAATTTTTTCACAATGGCAGGGGGGGCCTTTTTTATGCAGGTTATGGGCTCAATAATCGAGCTTTTTGGCAAAGAAAACAAAGGCTATCCTCCTTACGCCTACGAGTATGCTTTTTTCTTTCTGTTTTTGAGTGTCGTTTTTGGGCTTATATTCTACGCCTTCTCAAAAGAGAAGAAAGATGAGAGCGATTAA
- a CDS encoding monovalent cation/H+ antiporter subunit D family protein (subunit D of antiporter complex involved in resistance to high concentrations of Na+, K+, Li+ and/or alkali; contains an oxidoreductase domain; catalyzes the transfer of electrons from NADH to ubiquinone), with translation MESIEKLALSFSVSLPFIGAALIPVFAQKNENLRDLSTVVISIFTFIFTMVCTLKVADGSLLEMRVLTFAENVDFYFRIDALGATFATLSSFLWIFVSIYSIGYMRALKEHSQTRFYFMFAVAIGSALGVAYSGNLLTMYMFYEILSLSTYPLVLHKETEEALKAGRKYLAYLLSGAGLVLFSMILLYLTQGTTDFYAGGLFDKGSDPLILGLIFFPLFLGFGTKAAIMPFHEWLPTAMIAPTPVSALLHAVAVVKAGVFCVLRTVLYIVGPDAISESLLFSIPAILASFTIIVANVLAISENNLKKRLAFSTINNLSIVILGTLLLTPSGIKGSILHMVYHGFMKITLFMCAGAIYVSTRKELVSELVGVGRKMPYTMFSFGICAIGLVGIPPVCGFLSKWYLCVGAIEKKEIAYLLVFLTSALLDAVYLLPIVFRGFSKDGERSVSGVAHSEQWLLLLPILVTSSCAIFLFLFPDSFFHFYGLSAKVARSVLEY, from the coding sequence ATGGAATCCATAGAAAAACTTGCACTTTCTTTTTCTGTCTCCCTTCCTTTTATAGGAGCCGCTCTTATTCCTGTCTTTGCCCAAAAAAATGAAAATTTAAGGGATCTTTCTACGGTTGTAATATCGATTTTTACCTTCATTTTTACAATGGTGTGTACTTTAAAAGTGGCGGATGGATCTTTATTAGAGATGAGGGTTTTAACGTTTGCTGAGAATGTCGATTTCTATTTCAGAATAGATGCCCTTGGTGCGACATTTGCGACACTTTCGTCCTTTTTGTGGATCTTCGTCTCAATCTACTCCATTGGCTACATGCGTGCGTTAAAAGAGCATAGCCAGACAAGATTCTATTTTATGTTTGCGGTGGCGATTGGAAGTGCACTGGGGGTAGCTTACTCTGGTAACCTTTTGACTATGTACATGTTTTACGAGATCTTGTCCTTGTCGACGTATCCTTTGGTACTTCACAAGGAGACAGAGGAGGCGCTGAAAGCGGGAAGAAAATACTTGGCGTATTTGCTTTCAGGTGCCGGTCTTGTTCTTTTTTCCATGATCCTTCTCTATCTAACGCAGGGGACTACAGATTTTTACGCGGGAGGCCTATTCGACAAAGGATCAGATCCTCTCATTTTGGGATTGATCTTTTTTCCGCTATTTTTAGGATTCGGAACGAAGGCAGCGATTATGCCTTTTCATGAATGGCTTCCCACCGCGATGATTGCGCCAACACCCGTAAGCGCTCTCCTTCACGCAGTAGCAGTGGTAAAAGCCGGTGTCTTTTGCGTTTTGAGGACGGTTCTCTACATAGTGGGACCGGATGCCATCTCAGAAAGCTTACTTTTTTCGATCCCAGCTATTCTCGCCTCCTTTACGATCATTGTAGCAAACGTTTTGGCCATCTCGGAGAATAATCTGAAAAAGAGGCTTGCTTTTTCCACAATAAATAATCTTTCAATAGTCATACTCGGGACTCTGCTTCTGACTCCATCAGGGATAAAGGGTTCTATTCTTCACATGGTCTACCACGGATTTATGAAGATAACGCTTTTTATGTGTGCTGGCGCAATATATGTATCGACAAGAAAAGAGCTAGTAAGTGAACTCGTCGGTGTGGGACGAAAGATGCCTTACACTATGTTTTCCTTTGGAATATGTGCCATTGGACTTGTAGGAATACCGCCTGTTTGCGGATTTCTGAGTAAGTGGTACCTCTGTGTTGGAGCAATCGAAAAAAAGGAGATCGCATACCTTTTAGTTTTTCTCACAAGCGCCTTACTCGATGCTGTATACCTCTTACCCATAGTTTTTCGAGGGTTTTCTAAAGACGGAGAAAGATCCGTATCCGGTGTGGCACATAGCGAGCAGTGGCTTCTTCTACTACCCATTCTCGTCACTTCTTCTTGTGCTATCTTTTTGTTTCTATTTCCTGATTCCTTCTTCCACTTTTACGGACTTTCGGCAAAAGTTGCAAGATCGGTACTGGAGTATTAA